The following proteins come from a genomic window of Gynuella sunshinyii YC6258:
- the fliS gene encoding flagellar export chaperone FliS, translated as MYSSGANHYQAVSNQTSIVDADPHQLIQLLLEGAMSRMAQARGCIERGDIEGRNNSINKAIAIIGGLNSSLNMDAGEISFNLKRLYEYMQQRLFEANVRNDINALDEVVRLLGEIKVAWEGIKEEAKAYIQNR; from the coding sequence ATGTACAGCTCAGGTGCCAACCATTATCAGGCAGTCAGTAATCAAACCAGCATCGTCGATGCCGATCCTCATCAGCTGATTCAGTTGTTGCTGGAGGGCGCGATGTCCCGAATGGCCCAGGCCCGAGGGTGCATAGAGCGTGGCGATATTGAAGGCCGCAACAACAGCATCAATAAGGCTATTGCCATTATTGGTGGCCTGAACAGCAGCCTGAACATGGACGCAGGGGAAATTTCCTTCAACCTGAAACGTTTGTACGAGTACATGCAGCAACGGCTGTTTGAGGCCAATGTCCGTAATGACATAAACGCGCTGGATGAAGTGGTACGATTGTTGGGTGAAATTAAAGTCGCCTGGGAAGGTATTAAAGAAGAAGCCAAGGCTTACATCCAAAATCGCTGA
- a CDS encoding class I SAM-dependent methyltransferase — translation MSRSATTVRKFTEDQSDQFKISTLLNSAEALYEKSLNPRLKNEQCAACRKEAKDIADILANIKETRPLALNLLARIAIDEGFYDQANSHLVYALKEAPEDPSLLYSQGHVFLARQEYEEAEKLFARAFRINPSLTRAASSLAYTKTRQGKFVEAFQDYRELIKSHPDDPHIRTKLFECTAKITANHYDEELADDILSLYLLEGIDYTALGNITASLLIHKYDIPSLLQHGLPLGIVDTVCQDKLLCEALSKIIFCQPDLEKFITQIRKQLLLESLVQSDLKQLHVNLAVALSLYASNMEYSLYIDSQEYNLLSALEDLINAVISATGWKPSDLAGATLLYGMYLPMDELSCATELAKFSVNRWPVWARKTINHALLEIIQEKQNCDKIPSIGQISDATSQKVQAQYEQNPYPRWLHLSYNTPTNYGRAMEQEFPDFRAPSFFNTGDINVLIAGCGTGQHAIKVAKYFRNVNVTAIDLSRRSLVYASKMAEKYHVKNIEFIQADILNLDQLKQQFHIIESSGVLHHMADPMAGLAALKERLVPGGLMKLALYSRAARQIILKSRELIQKNKLTGSAQHIRLFRQAILHNNSSTAFSGMLSSSDFYNMSGCRDLVFHEHETQFDLLQIDEMLTRFNLNFIGLLVQPLQRLEFIEFIGSDQQRGTLAEWAEFEQQHPQSFGGMYQFYCQKPRQAPTV, via the coding sequence ATGAGCCGTTCAGCAACAACCGTCCGGAAATTTACAGAGGATCAAAGTGATCAGTTCAAGATCTCCACTCTGTTAAATTCCGCTGAGGCACTTTATGAAAAAAGCCTGAACCCCAGACTTAAAAATGAGCAGTGTGCCGCCTGCCGGAAAGAAGCCAAGGATATTGCAGACATTCTTGCCAATATCAAAGAAACCCGGCCGCTGGCACTCAACTTACTGGCACGCATCGCGATTGATGAAGGCTTTTACGATCAGGCCAACAGCCATCTGGTATACGCCCTCAAAGAAGCGCCGGAAGATCCTTCTCTGCTTTACAGTCAGGGGCATGTGTTTCTGGCGCGCCAGGAGTACGAAGAAGCGGAAAAACTGTTTGCCCGCGCCTTTCGGATAAACCCGTCACTGACCCGGGCAGCCAGCTCGCTGGCGTACACCAAAACGCGGCAGGGAAAATTCGTAGAGGCGTTTCAGGACTATCGGGAACTGATCAAATCCCATCCTGATGACCCGCACATCCGGACCAAACTGTTCGAATGCACCGCCAAGATCACTGCCAACCACTACGACGAAGAACTGGCCGACGACATCCTGTCGCTATACCTGCTGGAAGGCATCGACTACACCGCTCTGGGCAACATCACCGCTTCACTGCTGATCCATAAGTATGATATTCCATCATTACTTCAGCACGGTCTGCCGCTGGGTATCGTGGATACCGTCTGCCAGGACAAACTATTGTGCGAAGCCTTAAGCAAAATTATTTTCTGCCAGCCGGATCTGGAAAAATTCATTACCCAGATCCGAAAACAGCTATTGCTGGAAAGCCTGGTGCAGTCCGATTTGAAGCAACTGCATGTGAATCTGGCGGTTGCGCTGAGCCTGTATGCCTCCAACATGGAATACAGCCTGTATATCGACTCTCAGGAATACAACCTGCTCTCCGCCCTGGAAGACCTCATCAACGCCGTGATCAGCGCCACCGGCTGGAAACCCTCTGATCTGGCCGGAGCCACATTGCTCTACGGCATGTACCTGCCCATGGACGAACTGAGCTGTGCAACCGAACTGGCTAAATTCTCCGTCAACCGCTGGCCGGTATGGGCCCGTAAAACCATCAACCATGCCTTGCTGGAAATTATCCAGGAGAAACAGAACTGCGACAAAATTCCGTCGATTGGTCAGATCAGCGATGCCACCAGCCAGAAAGTACAGGCCCAATACGAGCAAAACCCCTACCCGCGCTGGCTGCACCTCAGTTACAACACCCCAACCAATTATGGCCGGGCGATGGAACAGGAATTTCCGGATTTTCGGGCTCCCTCGTTTTTCAACACAGGTGACATTAATGTCCTGATTGCCGGTTGTGGCACCGGTCAGCATGCTATCAAAGTCGCCAAATATTTCCGTAACGTGAATGTTACCGCCATCGACCTGAGCCGCCGCTCACTGGTATACGCCAGCAAAATGGCCGAAAAATATCACGTCAAAAACATCGAGTTTATCCAGGCGGATATTCTCAACCTCGATCAATTGAAACAACAGTTTCACATCATCGAAAGTTCCGGCGTGCTGCACCACATGGCAGATCCGATGGCTGGACTGGCGGCCCTGAAAGAACGGCTCGTACCTGGGGGGCTGATGAAACTGGCGCTGTACAGCCGGGCGGCACGACAGATTATTCTGAAATCCCGGGAATTGATTCAGAAAAACAAACTGACCGGCAGTGCTCAGCATATTCGCCTGTTCCGTCAGGCGATTCTGCACAACAACAGCAGCACGGCATTTTCCGGCATGTTAAGCTCCTCTGATTTTTACAATATGAGCGGCTGTCGTGATCTGGTGTTCCATGAACATGAAACCCAGTTTGACCTGCTACAAATCGACGAGATGCTCACCCGGTTCAACCTGAACTTTATTGGCCTGCTGGTGCAACCGCTGCAGCGACTGGAATTCATTGAGTTTATTGGCAGCGATCAACAGCGCGGTACCCTAGCGGAATGGGCCGAGTTTGAACAACAGCATCCGCAGTCGTTTGGCGGCATGTATCAGTTCTACTGCCAGAAACCCAGGCAAGCCCCAACTGTTTAG